The following is a genomic window from Kogia breviceps isolate mKogBre1 chromosome 4, mKogBre1 haplotype 1, whole genome shotgun sequence.
TCCCTGCTGCCCACTCTCTAGAGCCGGGACCCTCACGACTGTCCTCTCTGGAAAAACAGTAGCAACCTCCTGGTTCTCTTCCTCATCGACACCAAGGATCTGCAGTGAGTTGGGGGGCTGGTGGCTCCCCTTAAGATCCAtcatgggggtttccctggttgTGCTACCCACATGAGCTGAGGAGGTGGAACCAGAACCAGCCAGAAAGAACCTCAACTCCTTTGGAGAAAGCcactcgctttttttttttttttggctgcaccacgcggcttgtaggctcttagttcccagaccagggattgaatccgggccctcgGCAGCGAAAGCACCGaatcataaccactggaccaccagggaattcctgccaCTCGCTTTTTAATTTTGCCTTCAAGCCTTCTGAttatgggagggagagaggggaggagtgCCCAGGGAGTATTAGGGTCTCAAGgcagaagacccaacacagaggGGTGTTGTGAGAATTAGTACAAGTCATTTGTGCTCGTAGGATGCACTCTGTGCGCCAGGCAGCGTCGTAGGATCTTTACAGGTGTTAACTCATTGACTGCTCagactgttattatccccattctaaAGGTGAAAACACTGAGGCTGaaaactgggatttgaatccagggtcCAAAGATACTCTGTTGCCTCTCTGTATAtagagcattttctttttaaatagtgtGTACTTCAGTAGAATGAGTGACTTAATGTCACAGGAAGTGACACCTAACCCTCGGTGCAGGCAGCTCAGGGGTGCAGCAGCCGTCTCGATGGGTGGTGGCCAAAGGCTACGACTTGGTGACCACTGATGGAGCCCGACGCTGAGCCCCGGAGGGCCCGAGGGGCCACTGAGCCCCTCAGCAGAGCAGGTGTGCCTCACCCCAGCCTTCACCCTCCCCGCCTCATCCCCCAGAGTCCAGGTACGAAAGTATGGGGAACAGAAGAAGCTGTTCATCTCTCCCGGGCTCCTCCCCGAGGCACCCTCCGAACCAGAGCTCCCGGAGTCAGAGCACAGGGTCACCCCCAAGCTGGATGGTGGTGAGTCAGGGTGGCCACGCGGGCACGGAGGAGCGGGCGGGCACCCATCACTcggctgtgtgtctgtctctaaaGTCACCTGCTTGCCCCTGGCAGGGACCACGACTGCACCCGACAAGGCCAAGGTGAAACCCACAGGGTCACGAGGAGACCAGCAGGTATGGGGAagccagggcaggagggaggaagccCCGCCCCCAGGGGGGGCCGGCTGATGCTCCATGGAGGTCCTCTGTCCCCTCAGGGCATCGGTGGGAAGGACCAGGACCTGGTGTTGGGCCTGGGCCATCTCAACAACACCTACAATTTCAGTGTGAGTGTCCGGGGGTAGCcgcagcccctcccctccacagAGCGGGGACCCCCCACGCTGAgacctcctctcccctctgtctGCCCCACCTCCCAGTTCCACGTGGTGATCGGCTCGAGGGCCGAGGAAGGCCAGTACAACCTCAACTTCCACAACTGCTACAACTCGGTGCCGGGCCGGGAACAGCCGTTCGACATCACGGTGAGAGGGGGGTGAGGAGGATGGGTAGCAGGTTCGCCGAGCGCTCACTGCAGGCCAGGTTCTCCGTGTCCATTTGGGAGACGGGAGGACTGAGACTCAGAAACAGGGAGCCGGCCAGCGGGAGAGCCGGAGACTCACACTCAGGGCCCCACAAGTCTGGAGCTAGTGTGCAACACCCCTGCCCACCGCTGTCCCCTCCCCAGGTAATGATCCGGGAGAGGAACCCCGGGGGCTTCCTGTCGGCGGCAGAAATCCCCCTCTTCAAGCTGTACATGGTCATGTCCGCCTGCTTCCTGGCCTCTGGCATCTTCTGGGTGTCCATCCTCTGCAAGAACACGTAATGCCCTTGCCCCTGGGGGTTCCCCACCTCCCCTCATCACACCTTCCCAGTCCTACCCCTGACCGATGCCCTCCCACTCTCTTCTGTCCCTGACCCCGCTGCCAGGTACAACGTCTTCAGGATCCACTGGCTCATGGCCGCCCTGGCTTTCACCAAGAGCgtctctctcctcttccacaGTGTGAGAGCCTTGGGCCGGGAGCAGGATGGGGTGGGCTGGGGTCTCGGgggccaggaaaaagcccctacAAGCCACTCCTCAAATCTCTGCAGACCCTGGGCTTGGGAGTTCCATTTGTCCGTACATGTGTCCGTCCATTTTATCACTGTGGCCAGCTGTGCGTCCAGTCCTGTCCAGCTGTGACCGCCCACCTTTCAGTCTGACTGTCTGTGGGTCCAGCTGTGGCTGTCCACCGGGCTGACTGTCTAACTGTCCGTCCACCCGACTATGACCTTCCCTCCGTTGTCAAGGCTGTGACTGTCCTGCCATCTGCCCGGCCACCGTTCTGGCCGTGACTGTCCCTTTCTCAGTCCACTCACCATCCTGACCATGACCTTCTGTTCAGTCCACTTCTGGCCACCCATCCCACAGTGACTGTCCGTGTTCCCACACCACCACCATCCGCCCTCTCCGTCCCCCCGTCCATCTGTCTGACtacccatccgtccatccacctCCAGATCAACTACTACTTCATCAACAGCCAGGGCCACCCCATCGAAGGCCTCGCTGTCGCGCATTACGTCACGCATCTGTGAGTGCCCTTCTCTGCTAGGGCCCGGAGGCGGGCAGGGGAGGCCTGGGCCCCCGAGCCTcaccacaccccctgccccctccgcCAGGCTGAAGGGCGCCCTCCTCTTCATCACCATCGCCTTGATCGGCTCTGGCTGGGCCTTCATCAAGTACATCCTGTCCGACAAGGAGAAGAAGGTCTTTGGGATCGTGATCTCGCTGCAGGTGCACATGGAGGCCCCGGGGTGGTCGGGTGGGCAGGAGCGCAGGCTGGGcccacccatcccacccccccGTCCCGCAGGTCCTGGCCAACGTGGCCTACATTGTCATCGAGTCCCGTGAGGAGGGGGCCAGCGACTACGGCATCTGGAAGGAGATCCTCTTCCTGGTGGACCTCATCTGCTGCGGCGCCATCCTCTTCCCCGTGGTCTGGTGAGGACCCCCACCCGACCCCCTCCCCTGCAGGCACGGGTGGACGCAGTGCTGACTGCCCCCCACATCACCCACTCCTTCCCAGGTCCATCCGGCATCTCCAGGACACGTCTGGCACTGATGGCAAGGGTGAGGCTGTGCCCTCGGCCTGCTCCTGGTCCCTCTTGCTGACCCCTGGATGCCCCTTCCATCCCCTCTGACTGCCTCTTCCTGTCTCTCCACCCCCTCACCATCCTGGGACATCCCCCTCCACACTATGCCCCTGAGACACTCACCCAAATGTCCTCCTGTCCCCAGCCCTTCTCCACCCCTGTCCCCttcatcccacccccagcctccttcccttGACCCCCACTCTCTGTGCCTACCCCTCAGTGGCAGTGAACCTGGCCAAGCTGAAGCTCTTCCGGCATTACTACGTCATGGTAGGAGCCCTGTGCGCGCTCGGGAAGTTTAGGAGGGGGAACGACCGCCCGTGGGCACAGGCACCGTAACCCCTCCATCTGCAGTCCCTCGGAGCCCCGcccccctgccctctgcccataacccccggccccctccccaggcATCCCCAGTGGTCCTCAGCCCTGCGCCCACCCGTGTCCCTGCAGGTCGTCTGCTACATCTACTTCACACGGATCATCGCCATCCTGCTGCGGGCGGTCGCGCCTTTCCAGTGGCAGTGGCTGTACCAGGTGAGCACTGAGGCCCCAGGTGGGGCGGAGGGTGGCCCAGacggtggaggtggaggtggaggcggGTGCCTGACACTCCCACTCTGCCCCCTCGGCCCCCAGCTCTTGGTGGAAGGCTCCACTCTCACCTTCTTCGTGCTCACGGGCTACAAGTTCCAGCCCACGAGGGATAACCCGTACCTGCAGCTGCCCCAGGAGGatgaggaggatgaggaggatgTGCAGATGAAGCAAGTGTGAGCCatggggctggggtgggcggggccgtgGGTGCAGGTGGGTGGAGCCTGGGGCGGGGCCAAGAGGCTCTGGGGTGGGTGTGGTGGGCTGAGTGGGCGGGGCCTGGCTCCCCTCGGCTCACGGACTCTCTCCTTACTGTCTGCCTGCAGAATGACCGATTCTGGGTTCCGGGAAGGCCTGTCCAAAGTCAACAAAACAACCAGGGGGCGAGAGCTGTTGTGATCACGTCCCTGCCTCGgacactccttcctccctctccatccACCTCTCTTCACACATTCCCTGCTCTGGCTTCTCCCAAAGAGCGTGTGGGGAGGAGGGCGCCGGTGCTCCCTGGGACCTGAGTTCCTGGAGCCCGTTCAGAAGAAGACAGACAGTCCCCCTCCCTCACAGATGCTGAGCACCGTGTCCCCACTGGCAGCTGTACAACAATGACCGATCTGTATTGCTACCCCAGTTTCTTGCCTTTCTGGGGGTTGAGAGCTAATGCAGAGGTTATGTTTGAAACTGAGAGATCCTTGGGGGGCACGGGGCGGGGAGAGGTTGCCGTATCCATTGCTTTgcacattcagtaaatgttaattgaGCGACCGCTGCGTGCCGGGCCCTGTGCTGGGTCCTGAGGACAGAGCAGTGACCAGGCCTGGGGAATCAGACGTGAGCAGAGAGAGTGGGGAAAGACGCAGGCCCAGATGAGGGGACAGCGTGTGCAAAGGCTGGAGGGGAGAAAAGAATGGGGATTGGATGACTCACCAGTGGCTCGGGCTGAGTGCTGTATGCCACACCCTATTCTAAGGCTTCCAGGGTCTCTAACTCTTGAAAAGCTtatgaggcacagaaaggttatgtaacttgcccaaggtaacacagcAAACAAGTTGTTAGAAGACTCAGGACTCAAAAACACCAGCAGCCTCGTTCCAGAGCTGCCCATTCCCTCTGCGTGCACTGCCCCTCTGCACCTAGACTCCCTGCCACCAAGCCTCTTGACCTTGCCCCcatttgctgtgtgactctgTTAAGTGgtttaacctctctgtttccttGCATGTAAAATGGGGACCCCATAGAGTTGAGTATCACACATGATAATGGGAGTCTGGTTCAGCACAGTGCCCTGCAACACAGCCTGACCTTTCATGGATTTCTCTGAACCTTGAGGGGTTCAGATTAGAGATGCACCTGtaacacacctgcacacacacctGTGGGCGGACCGCCATGATGCATTTCTTCCCCCGCCCCCCTTCACTCTTTAACTAGAATGCTCTGAACCTATTTTGCAGCTCTGAAAAATACTCCGTGGTGGGGACCACAGGCATGGGCCAGGGGGAGGGAATCAGGCTGGGGTCAAGGCTTCCTGCAAGCGGAAGTGTGTCTAACCAGGGCCCAGATGAATATATAGCCCAGCCAGACAAAGAAGGAAGTGGGAAGGCATTGCAGACTGAGGAAATTATGCAGCAAGGCAATGCCCAGAATAGCTTGCAAGCTCCACTGCAGGTCTGGCTTGGCCAGTGGGAGGGCAAGAGCAGCTGGCAGAAGCCTAAAAGCAGGCAGACACACTTGGACTTGATTCTGGGGCCCACGGGAGCCAAGGAAGAGTTTAAAGCAGGGCGGGACGTGGTAGTACAGGGATGGTGTTTCACCCCACGTGCATGCTGGGGAGGGCAGAGCCGTGGCTCTCCCAAGTTGTCCCCACCCTAATCCCCAGAGCCTGTGACTATGTTCCCTTACTTGACAAGAGGCACTTGGCAGGTGTACTTCAATTAAGAATCTTAGAATGAGGCATGATTCTGGATTATTCGAGTGGGTGCGTTGTCATTACAAGGGTCCTTTTAAGAGGGAGGCGGGAGGGTCAGGATCAGAGAATGAGATGTGATGCTGTAAACAGGCTAGCGTGATgcgctttgaagatggaagaaggggccgctagccaaggaatgcaggcagccccTAGAAGATGGAAAAACCCAGGaacggattctcccctagagcctccagaaggaactcaGCCCTACTGACACCTCAGTTTCAGACTTCCGCCCTGCAGAGCTGCAGTATAATAAacgtattgttttaagccaccgggGTTGTGATCATCTGCTACAGCAGCAGTCAGAAACTCATACAGTTTAGGAGCACAAACTCTGGAGCCCAGCTGCCGGGTTCAAATCTccgttcttgggcttccctggtggcgcagtggttgagagtccgcctgccgatgcaggggacgcgggttcgtgccctggtctgggaagatcccacatgccacggagcagctgggcccgtgagccatggccgctgagcctgcacgtccggagcctgtgctccacaactggagaggccacaacagtgagaggcccatgtaccgcaaaaaaaaataaaataaaataaaataaaataaaaatctccgtTCTTACCAGCTAGAGGATCTTGGGCAAGTGGCCAAagccctcagtttctttatctgtaaaacggggatagtAATAGCACCTAAGCCATTTGGAATAAACAAGCTAGATGCATAAAATCGTTAAGATGCTGTAGCTGAGATTAAGAATCACAGTCATTAGCGCATATTCCTGTATCATGCATCATAATTTTATAGAAAGAATGCAAAGgtgtgttttagaaaaaaaaaaattcccagttACTGTGGACCAGATGACTTGGAAGACGTGAGTTTACAGCAAGGAGGCCGGGGCCTTAGGGGTGGAGAGGAAGGATGGGTTGGGAGAGACAGCCTAGGGGTCACAGGGCTGCTCACAGGgcatgagggagagggaggaagggggggacCCTGGCTTGGAGGCCCGGAGGGACTGTCACCGAAATAAGACAAGAGAGAGGAGGAGCAGGtgttagtaaaaataaaattcaggtaCATTGTGCGCTGgccatgtgctgggcactggactCAGCTAGCCCGATGCCACGTGCTGCCACCCCAAGACTCAGAGGGAGGTTCCATGGTTGTGAATGTCTAATTTACACATGAGGAATCGAGGCTGGGAGAAGGCAGAGCTGCACTCAAAAGACCTCTGgcctggaattccctggtggtccagtggctaggactctgcaTTCTCACTGCGatgtcctgggttcaatccctggtcggggaactaagatcccacaagcccttgCCGCGCAGAGCCCCCCAAAAAAGGGTCCCTGGTGCCCAGGCCTCTGCGGGGGtgagagggtggagggaaggagccAGAGGGCAAGTGGATGGGTTTAATCAGGTCAAGGTTAACCACAAGTTAATGAGTAATGATTTGGGAGAGAGGGGGAAGTCCAGGCTGCTGGTGGGGCGGggaagaggggggtggggggtgggggttggaagGAGGACCTGGCTCTGGGTCCTGGAAGAAGATTCCCAGAAAGCAGTATAGCACCCATCCTGGAACCGGCGGGGGtcgtggggagggggaggggggcgtcTCTGCTGCTCCCTGGCATGGTGGTGCCTGtatggggaaagggtggggataGGGTGCATCCGGAGATAATGGCACTGAGGCAGGTGtggaagaggggaagggggcaCCTGGGCTCCCCCCACCTAGAAATCATGcccattttcccctttattctctCTTTGCACCCCAGCTAGGGTTGCCAGACacaatacaggatgcccagttaaatctgaatttcaggtaAATAACAAATACTTTGTTGGTATGAGTTTcctagagggaattccctggcagtccagtggttagggctccgcatttccagggcagggggcccgggtttgatccctggtcggggaactaagatcccgcaagcagagtggcacagccaaaaaaaaaaaaaaaaaaaaaaaaacggtctcCTAGATATCCCACTTAGAACCTGCCCAGCAGCCTCACTCTCCCTCGGTCCACACCAGGAAtgcatctttctctttctcccctgcTGGCTTATCttgcccgcctcccccctcccaaACTTCTGGGTGCAAATGTCCATTCCCCAGGAAAAAGCCTGGAAGAATTCctctggcttccttcccttccaggAGACCTTGGTCCATTTTTACCTCCATCCCTCTGGTCAATTCTTGGAGGTCATGGGCAGGACCCTTCCCAGACCTCCACCACCATGGCCATGAGCCTTCCCTCCAAGCCCAGGGCTCCAAGCCATCTATGTTCCCTTAATTGTCAAAAGAGCAGGAACTACCATCAGTCCCATTGCTCAGATGTACTAACAGAGGCTCTGGGGTAGGATCAGCCAGCCTTGCAGGGAAACCGAGGCCAGCAGGAATTCCTTCTCAAGGTTGTAAAATCACAACCCTGAATGCTTAAGGATATAATGAAACCAGGAGACTGGATGGgtatttttgggggggggaaggggaggaagataAATATTGGGGTTTGGGGGATCCTAGCAGGTGGCTCCCTTCCCAGTTTCAGAGTGGAACCCCATATCTGGAGAGCAAGCAGGTGTTTGCCTCACGCTCCTCCTCTTCCAAAGAAGGGGTGTCGCAATCAAAGCCGACAGAAGCCAAGTTTGTTCTATTGCTCCATGCCTCCCCCTACTTGGGGCATGGGGGCATGACCAGGAAAATGGCATGGTTTACAGGAAATCACAGTGAGGTCCCTGTTAACCCCTTCAAGGAAGCTTTGGAAAACAGCCCTCCAGGGGTCTGGATCCCCCCATCAGCACACCATCCCCCTCCGACACCTGGCTTCACATCCCCCCTTCCGCCAGATGCTCAacttaaaatcaaattaaaatgacagaGGCAAAAATACAGAGTTTTGCCAATATGCCCTCAAGGAGAGGCCATGAGGAAATTGGCGATTTTGTGCAGGGCCGCAAGTATGCAAATCAGTATAATAATGGAGGGGAATTGAGCGATATCTAGCAAGATTACCTTTGCACCCAGGCTTTGATCCAGAATTATCTCTTCTCATTGCGGTAAGAACCCTTTGAAGTTGCTGCTGTTAGAACCCTACTttacaggaggaaactgaggctccggtGGATATCAGTAAGTTGCCCAAAGTTGACCACTTAATAATCATGAGAGCTGAGACATAATGCAAGCTCAAGATTACTCCCTGGAGGGAGCATGGTTTTGTAACCATAGGAAGTCTGTCTGTCCATCAGTCTGGTCATTTCCACACAATGTAATACTAGGCCGTTGCCTGTAAGAACAAGGAAACTCTCTGAGCACTGATATTAAACAATCTCTAAGGTATACTGTTTATGAAAACGCAAGCTGTAACGCAGGGAGACCAGAAGGAAGTGTTTAGAGCTTGctgatatttgtttttaaaacgtGTGACCATTTGTAAACACATAAGATACCTCTGGAAAGAAACACAAGATTTGGTTACCTGGTCATGCCTGAGACCCTGATGCCTAGCGATAGAAGCAGAAGGAAGGTTATTTTTAGATGCTGAACCATATAAGTatgcaaaaagttaaatatatttttaaataataataataccctaAGAGGTTGCTGATGTAACACAAAAGCTAACCATGGGACTTTCCTCAATTATGACTTTTATAAACCATCATAGCCACCCaggcctctttttttcttttcttttttttttggccacaccttgaGGCATGGgggaatctcagttccccgaccagggcttgaacccgtgacccctgaagtggaagtgctgggtcttacccactggactgccagggaagtcccactactcaggcttcttcttcttcttcttttttttttaaattttatttatttatttatttatttattggctgcaatgggtcttcgtttctgtgcgtgggcttttcgcTCGTTGCgccaagcgggggccactcttcatcgcggtgcgcgggcctctcactatcgcggcctctcttgttgcggagcacaggctcccgacgtgcaggctcagtagttgtggttcacgggcctagttgctctgcggcatgtggggtcttccccgaccagggctcgaacccgtgtcccctgcattgacaggcagattctcaaccactgcgccaccagggaagcccaatactcaGGCTTCTTGATGAGAGGAGGTGAAGGGAGCTCCAGGCTCTCCTTGCCCTAGAAAACATTCTCACCTGGATGGTGAACTCCTACACATACTTCAAAGCCCAGCTGAAATGtcccctcctccaagaagccttccctgacccccccAAGAAGCTGAGCTCTTCTCCACTGGGCAAGGCACTCCATGGGGCTAGGAGCTTTGGTGCTGGactctgacccccacccccaccccagcatgGAAGATTCTAGAAGTGGGACTCCAGCTGCCAGCATAGAGATGGACTCACAGGGAGGGTTTGGTGAATAAAAGCACAGCCAAAAGTGGACTGAGGATCAGGCCCACatatctggggtggggggggcccctcTGTCCTCAATTTTCCTCTACTACCAAGTGGGTGTGACAGGGAAAGATCCCTGTTCACCAGCTGGCCTTGACCCTGAGGGAGCCCAGGGCAGGAGGCTGTTGTGTTTCTGTTGCAGGAGGACATGCCCTGGGGTTACTTACCCCAAGCTCATGCTGCCCCACAGACTTAAAAACTTAGGAAATAGTATTGAGAAATCTGGGGCAGTACCAGAGAGGGGGGAGCCCGTGGGGAGTGGAGGGCTGGGCTGAGGAGGGAGAAAGTCGGGAGCTAGATAAAAGGCAGCCTCCAGCAAGCTCTGCTCACTCCTCCGCCCCCCCCATCTCTCCGTCCCTCTGTCCCTCTGTCCCTGCACTGTCCTGGCACCATGCATCCCACCTCGGGTCCcagtctgctgctgctgctggccagTCTCCCCCTGGCCCTGGGGGACCCCATGTGAGTAGTCACAGCCCGACCCCAAACCAGGCTGCTTCTGAGATGGGAGTGGGCATTTGTGGGTACAGGTCTCTGCAGGTTTAGGGCGCATGCGCGGTGTTGGGTGATTCTGTGGACGGGAAGTTTGGACTTCATAGGATCTGGGAGTTTGTAGTTTCAGGATTTAAGCGTTTAGAGATTCTCGTATGGGTGTATGTGAATGACGAGGTGGAGTTGGTTGTATTTATAGGTCTTGGGTGCTAGAGGTTTAGGGAGAAGTTTAGGGTGTTCCAGGGTTGGGTGTTTATAGAGACTTGGGGTGTTTAAAGATTTAGGGGTTAGGGCTCCCAGTGGTTTTGATTGGGAGGTTCAGGAGTTGATGGGATTTGAAGCCCCTGAGCTGTCTACCGGTCACCCGATCCCCTGTGGGACCAGGGGCTGAGGCAGAGCGCTGACCCGGATAGGGCTGGAATCTCGGGCTCCAGGCGTGACAGCTCCATGCCCTGTGCTCCCCTCCGGCAGGTATTCCATGATCACCCCCAACATCCTGCGTCTGGAGAGCGAGGAGATGGTGGTGCTGGAGGCCCACGAAGGGCAAGGGAATATACCAGTCGCCGTCACCGTCCACGACTTCCCGGCCAAGAGACAAGTGCTGTCCAGCGAAAACACCGAGCTGAACAGTGCCAATGGCTACCTGGGCACCGTCACCATAAAGGTGGGCACGCACGGGAGCCCAGCCCCGCCGACACCCCACCCCCTCTTTGAGCGCTCCCCCTGCtgagcccctcctccctctctgagccccacccACTCTATCTGAGCCCGGCCCCTTCTGTCTGAGTCTCCTCCCCATTCTGAACCCCTCCCCTCTCGGAATCTCCGCCCCTTTTGAGTCCCTCCCTTTGCTGAGCCCCTCCCGCTGCTTCTTCCAGTGCTTTCTCTGAGGTgcctccacctttttttttttaactttttattttatactggagtctAGTTGACTAACAATGTGAtcatttcaggtgtacggcaaagtgattcagtgatacatatacgtgtatctattctttttcaaattcttttcccatttaggttgttacataatattgagcagagttccctgtgctatacatagcCCCCTTATCTCTCTCAACTCCACCGCCTTCCAAGCCGGACCATCTCTGAGCCTCGCACCCCATTCTGAGCCCCTCCCCtccaagcccctccccctccaagcCCTCTCCCCCTTCAGagcccctcccctctctgagTCTCCTCCTCTTTCGGAGTCCCCTTCCCGTTCTGAGCTCTCGCTCCTCTGAGCCCCCTGTCTGATTCCTCCTTCCTATCCTTCGCTCTGACTCCCACCCGCTCTCTTGCCCTTGCCCTCTCTCCAAGtaccctttttttccccaaacctaGGCAAACAAGGGAGACCAGGAGTGATGGTGGTCAGGCTCTGTTGTGAAGAGGGGCAGGTGTGGATCCAGCCAAAGGCAAGGGGCCCTAGAGCAGACCCCTAATAATCCCCTGGTTCATGCCCAGATCCCGGCCAGCAAGGAGTTAAAATCAGACAGGGGGCACAAATTCGTGACTGTCCAGGCGGCCTTCGGGAACGTCCTGGTGGAGAAGGTGGTGCTGATCAGCCTTCAGAGCGGGTACCTCTTCATCCAGACGGACAAGACCATCTACACCCCAGGCTCCACGGGTAAGGGTCTGGGGGTGGCTGgagagggccggggg
Proteins encoded in this region:
- the GPR108 gene encoding protein GPR108 isoform X1 gives rise to the protein MAVSERRGLARGSPAEWGQRLLLLLLLDGCSGRIHRLTLTGEKRADIQLNSFGFYTNGSLEVDLSLLRLGLQETDEKAPLVGFSLTRVRSGSVPSYSSRDPHDCPLWKNSSNLLVLFLIDTKDLQVQVRKYGEQKKLFISPGLLPEAPSEPELPESEHRVTPKLDGVTCLPLAGTTTAPDKAKVKPTGSRGDQQGIGGKDQDLVLGLGHLNNTYNFSFHVVIGSRAEEGQYNLNFHNCYNSVPGREQPFDITVMIRERNPGGFLSAAEIPLFKLYMVMSACFLASGIFWVSILCKNTYNVFRIHWLMAALAFTKSVSLLFHSINYYFINSQGHPIEGLAVAHYVTHLLKGALLFITIALIGSGWAFIKYILSDKEKKVFGIVISLQVLANVAYIVIESREEGASDYGIWKEILFLVDLICCGAILFPVVWSIRHLQDTSGTDGKVAVNLAKLKLFRHYYVMVVCYIYFTRIIAILLRAVAPFQWQWLYQLLVEGSTLTFFVLTGYKFQPTRDNPYLQLPQEDEEDEEDVQMKQNDRFWVPGRPVQSQQNNQGARAVVITSLPRTLLPPSPSTSLHTFPALASPKERVGRRAPVLPGT
- the GPR108 gene encoding protein GPR108 isoform X5, with protein sequence MAVSERRGLARGSPAEWGQRLLLLLLLDGCSGRIHRLTLTGEKRADIQLNSFGFYTNGSLEVDLSLLRLGLQETDEKAPLVGFSLTRVRSGSVPSYSSRDPHDCPLWKNSSNLLVLFLIDTKDLQVQVRKYGEQKKLFISPGLLPEAPSEPELPESEHRVTPKLDGGTTTAPDKAKVKPTGSRGDQQGIGGKDQDLVLGLGHLNNTYNFSFHVVIGSRAEEGQYNLNFHNCYNSVPGREQPFDITVMIRERNPGGFLSAAEIPLFKLYMVMSACFLASGIFWVSILCKNTYNVFRIHWLMAALAFTKSVSLLFHSINYYFINSQGHPIEGLAVAHYVTHLLKGALLFITIALIGSGWAFIKYILSDKEKKVFGIVISLQVLANVAYIVIESREEGASDYGIWKEILFLVDLICCGAILFPVVWSIRHLQDTSGTDGKVAVNLAKLKLFRHYYVMVVCYIYFTRIIAILLRAVAPFQWQWLYQLLVEGSTLTFFVLTGYKFQPTRDNPYLQLPQEDEEDEEDVQMKMTDSGFREGLSKVNKTTRGRELL
- the GPR108 gene encoding protein GPR108 isoform X4 → MAVSERRGLARGSPAEWGQRLLLLLLLDGCSGRIHRLTLTGEKRADIQLNSFGFYTNGSLEVDLSLLRLGLQETDEKAPLVGFSLTRVRSGSVPSYSSRDPHDCPLWKNSSNLLVLFLIDTKDLQVQVRKYGEQKKLFISPGLLPEAPSEPELPESEHRVTPKLDGGTTTAPDKAKVKPTGSRGDQQGIGGKDQDLVLGLGHLNNTYNFSFHVVIGSRAEEGQYNLNFHNCYNSVPGREQPFDITVMIRERNPGGFLSAAEIPLFKLYMVMSACFLASGIFWVSILCKNTYNVFRIHWLMAALAFTKSVSLLFHSINYYFINSQGHPIEGLAVAHYVTHLLKGALLFITIALIGSGWAFIKYILSDKEKKVFGIVISLQVLANVAYIVIESREEGASDYGIWKEILFLVDLICCGAILFPVVWSIRHLQDTSGTDGKVAVNLAKLKLFRHYYVMVVCYIYFTRIIAILLRAVAPFQWQWLYQLLVEGSTLTFFVLTGYKFQPTRDNPYLQLPQEDEEDEEDVQMKQVMTDSGFREGLSKVNKTTRGRELL
- the GPR108 gene encoding protein GPR108 isoform X3 encodes the protein MAVSERRGLARGSPAEWGQRLLLLLLLDGCSGRIHRLTLTGEKRADIQLNSFGFYTNGSLEVDLSLLRLGLQETDEKAPLVGFSLTRVRSGSVPSYSSRDPHDCPLWKNSSNLLVLFLIDTKDLQVQVRKYGEQKKLFISPGLLPEAPSEPELPESEHRVTPKLDGVTCLPLAGTTTAPDKAKVKPTGSRGDQQGIGGKDQDLVLGLGHLNNTYNFSFHVVIGSRAEEGQYNLNFHNCYNSVPGREQPFDITVMIRERNPGGFLSAAEIPLFKLYMVMSACFLASGIFWVSILCKNTYNVFRIHWLMAALAFTKSVSLLFHSINYYFINSQGHPIEGLAVAHYVTHLLKGALLFITIALIGSGWAFIKYILSDKEKKVFGIVISLQVLANVAYIVIESREEGASDYGIWKEILFLVDLICCGAILFPVVWSIRHLQDTSGTDGKVAVNLAKLKLFRHYYVMVVCYIYFTRIIAILLRAVAPFQWQWLYQLLVEGSTLTFFVLTGYKFQPTRDNPYLQLPQEDEEDEEDVQMKMTDSGFREGLSKVNKTTRGRELL
- the GPR108 gene encoding protein GPR108 isoform X2 codes for the protein MAVSERRGLARGSPAEWGQRLLLLLLLDGCSGRIHRLTLTGEKRADIQLNSFGFYTNGSLEVDLSLLRLGLQETDEKAPLVGFSLTRVRSGSVPSYSSRDPHDCPLWKNSSNLLVLFLIDTKDLQVQVRKYGEQKKLFISPGLLPEAPSEPELPESEHRVTPKLDGVTCLPLAGTTTAPDKAKVKPTGSRGDQQGIGGKDQDLVLGLGHLNNTYNFSFHVVIGSRAEEGQYNLNFHNCYNSVPGREQPFDITVMIRERNPGGFLSAAEIPLFKLYMVMSACFLASGIFWVSILCKNTYNVFRIHWLMAALAFTKSVSLLFHSINYYFINSQGHPIEGLAVAHYVTHLLKGALLFITIALIGSGWAFIKYILSDKEKKVFGIVISLQVLANVAYIVIESREEGASDYGIWKEILFLVDLICCGAILFPVVWSIRHLQDTSGTDGKVAVNLAKLKLFRHYYVMVVCYIYFTRIIAILLRAVAPFQWQWLYQLLVEGSTLTFFVLTGYKFQPTRDNPYLQLPQEDEEDEEDVQMKQVMTDSGFREGLSKVNKTTRGRELL